The following nucleotide sequence is from Pedobacter sp. PACM 27299.
ACAAATCTTTATATGAGGTTCTTCTGCAAGGAGGGTTTTCGAAAGAGGCAATAGAAATGCTGGTCTCTACTTGGGGTTTTGAAACTTCTCTTCAATTTTCATTACTTGAATTCTTAAGAGAGGAAATCGAAGGAATTTGGAGCGGAGAGTTTGATGAAATTGTAGGGGGGACAGACTTATTAGCGAAAGCATTTCATGAAGAATTAAAAATATGTACATTTCAGAACGCTATTATTACAAATGTAGAACAAAGTTCTAATTCAGTTACTGTAAATTACAAAAATAGTGATGGTGAAAAAGATAGCGTAACTGGCAATTGGTTTATTTGTACACTGCCTTTAGGGGTTTTGGATAAAGTTTCTTTCGAACCGGCACTTTCATTTGCAAAATCTGAAGCGATAAGGAGGGTAAATTATGATTCTTCAACCAAGATTTTGGCTCATACAACCAAGAGATTTTGGGAGTTAGATGATCAAATTTATGGTGGAGGAAGCAGTTCAGACAGTTTGATTGGGTCAACTTGGTATCCATCAGACAATCCCGATAAGGATGTTAAAGTGTCTAATTCAGAATCTATGTTTTTAAGCTCGTACACTTGGGGTCAATCGGCGCGACGTATGGATCAAATACCCGAAGCAGATTTGAAAGAGTATATGACTAATGAATTGGGTAATTTGCATCCAAGCTTATTAAAAGATCCTTCAGCAATTAAAATGTTTTATCGTTGGAGCTGGACAAATTGTCAATGGAGTAATGGTGCTTATTCTTTTTTTATGCCTAATGAACATTCAGAATTTTATAAAGATCTGATCGAACCAGAAGGCAAAATACTTCTAGCCGGAGAACATGCCTCACTTACTCATTCTTGGATGCAGGGAGCGTTTGAGTCTGCATTGAGGGTGGTGTCGCATATTGTCGATACTTTCAAAGCACCATAATTATAGCCTTTGCGAAAATGCAAATGAACTTCTGTCAGATTTACCAATTTTTTTGTTCTATTATAATCTGGTCAGGGTGGTCTAATCAAAAATCACCTTGATTTTTAACGGCTGATTATATGAATCCTTTTCTCTCCAAATCTTCAATTATAGGTTCAATAAGCAATAAAAAGCGATTTAAATGTTCAAAGTATTCCTGCTGATTAGTACTTAGTAAAGCCTTAGAGAAATCTAAGGCTTTTTGCTTTTCGGCCATTTAGCTCTTAAGCGATATTTCACAATAGCATCTGAACATCTCCTGTCCATATCGGTCAAAAAAATGCAATTTACAGGCTATATTAATCCCATAAAATACATTACTATGTTCCTTTAGTCGATCGTTTATTTTATATTTAGGCGATTTTAAAATATGGATAGGTTTACCATTAAGAATCTATCGAATAATTAATCTTATAAAGCAAAAATCAATATGTCGAATACATCAAAAATTATCTACACCAAGACCGATGAGGCGCCAATGTTGGCAACCTATTCACTTTTACCAATCGTACAAGCTTTTACCGCATCAGCAGGTATTGATGTAGAAACAAGAGATATTTCTTTAGCAGGTAGAATTTTAGCAAACTTTCCTGAGTTTTTAAAAGACGATCAAAAAATAGGTGATGCTTTAGCAGAGCTTGGTGCATTAGCAACAACACCAGAAGCTAACATTATTAAATTACCAAATATTTCAGCTTCTATCCCTCAATTGGTAGCAGCTATTACTGAGTTACAAGGACAAGGTTATGCTTTGCCGAATTACCCAGATAACGCACAGACTGAAGAAGAAAAAGCAATAAAAGCCAAATATGGTAAAGTATTGGGTTCGGCAGTAAATCCGGTTTTACGTGAAGGTAACTCTGATCGTAGAGCGCCTAAAGCAGTTAAAAATTATGCAAAAGTAAATCCTCACTCTATGGGTGCATGGTCTGCAGATTCTAAAACTCGTGTAGCCAGCATGACTGAAGGTGATTTTTACGGTTCAGAGAAATCTCTAACCCTTACTGATGCGAGTCAATTTAAAATAGAATTTGTTGCTGAAGATGGTAGTGTAGCTGAATTAAAAGGTTTAGCTCCTTTAAAGGCAGGTGAGGTAATCGACAGCTCAGCTTTAAGTCTAGCTGCTTTGAAAGCATTTGTAGCGAAAGAAATTGTAGCCACAAGAGCGGAAGGAACTTTATTGTCTGCTCACTTAAAAGCAACAATGATGAAAGTTTCTGATCCACTAATTTTTGGTGCTATTGTAGAAGTTTACTTCGCTGATGTGTTTGCTAAATATGCAGATTTATTTAAGGAGCTGAATGTAGATACGAGCAACGGTTTAGGTGATGTGTATGCAAAAATTGCTGGCCATCCTAAACAAGCAGAAGTGGAAGCTGATTTAGCTAAGGCAATAGAGAATGGCCCGGCATTGGCTATGGTAAATTCTGATAAAGGAATTACTAACCTTCATGTGCCTAGTGATGTCATTGTAGATGCTTCTATGCCTGCAATGATTCGTAATTCAGGCCAGATGTGGAATAAAGACGGTAAATCTCAAGATACGACGGCTTTAATTCCTGATCGTTGTTATGCAGGTGTTTACACGGCAACAATTGATGATTGTAAGGCAAATGGTGCTTTTGATGTAGCGACCATGGGTTCTGTACCTAACGTAGGTTTAATGGCTCAAAAAGCTGAAGAATATGGTTCACATGATAAAACTTTCCAGGCAAAAGCAAATGGAACGATCCGTGTAACAGATGCAGATGGCAAAGTTTTCTTCGATCAGAAAGTAGAGAAAGGTGATATCTTCCGCATGTGTCAAACTAAGGATGCGCCAATTCAGGATTGGGTTAAATTAGCCGTAAACAGAGCTCGTTTATCAGCTACGCCAGCAGTTTTCTGGTTAGATGAAAACAGAGCACATGATAGAGAAATCATTGCAAAAGTGAAAAAATATCTAGCTGATCATGATACTGAAGGATTGGATATTAGAATTCTTGCACCAATTGAAGCCACTAAATTCACTTTGGAAAGAATCAGAAAAGGCTTAGACACCATCTCTGTAACTGGTAACGTATTGCGTGATTACTTAACAGATTTATTCCCGATTTTAGAATTAGGAACTTCTGCTAAAATGCTATCAATCGTGCCTTTAATGAATGGTGGTGGTTTGTTCGAAACTGGTGCTGGTGGTTCTGCCCCTAAACATATCGAACAATTTATCGAAGAAGGCTATTTACGTTGGGATTCATTGGGTGAGTTCTTAGCTTTAGGTGCTTCTTTAGAGCATTTAGGTCAAACACAAAACAATGCAAAAGCTTTAGTTTTAGCAGAGACTCTAGATGCTGCAACTGAAACTTTCCTGGCTAATGATAAATCTCCAGCTCGTAAAGTTGGACAAATTGATAACCGTGGTTCGCATTTCTACCTAGCTTTATATTGGGCTCAGGAATTAGCAAAACAAAGTAAAGATGCTGATTTACAAGCTAGATTTGCACCATTGGCTAAGGCATTAAGCGAAAATGAAGCTAAAATTGCTGGCGAATTAATTGCTGCCCAAGGTAAACCACAAGAAATTGGCGGTTACTTCCATCCAAATGATGAATTGGCAAATAAAGCAATGCGTCCAAGCGAAACATTGAATACTATTTTAGCTTCTTTATAAGCTAATTGAATAATATCAGCGTCCTGATATTCTTCAGGGCGCTTTTTTTATAGGTTAATTTTTACATTAAAGGAATCTCTAATTAAAACGCAGCTCATTTGGAGTGTCATCGCATATCAATCTAAATAAAATAACTATTTTATTTAGATTGATTCCAAGTAATTAATTAGCTTTGGGCAAATTTAATCACCGTGCCCGGATCTCCTTCAAGTCAGGATCAACTTCCCTTTAATATTCATCAAATCGATGAGCAAGGCTTTGAGCGTATTTATAGAGACTGCTGGAAAACTGTTTTTGGGATCATCTATAATTATACCCGGGATGAAGAAATTGCAGAAGAAATCAGTCAGGATTTATTCGCTTCACTTTGGGAACGTCGGGAGAAAATCATTATCAAAACTACAATTGAGCAGTATTTATATCGCGCAGCAAAGCTGGAAGCATTTGAATATTTGCGTAGCAGCAGCAGTCATCGGGAACACATCAATTGCGCTTTAAAGAGCCATTGTGGATCAAGAAACTGTACAGAAGACCAGGTATTATTTAATGAGTTGAACGGAAACCTTAACCTGTTGGTAGCTGAATTGCCTTGCAGGTGTCGGGAAGTGTACCGTTTAAGTCAGGACCAGGGGATGAACAATAAAAAAATCGCCACTATTTTATTGATATCGGAAAAAACGGTGGAGTACCACCTGTATAAAGCGATGAACTACTTGAGAAATAATTTACAGGAATTCAGGTAGTTATAATATATTTCCGTTTTTTTTGATTTTCCACCTAGGGAAAATCGGGACTTATCCGGCTTAAGGTATATGAGCACATTTAAAGGGCTCTTTGCTTATGCGGATTACTAAAGAACTTATTGAATGTTATCATCAGGGGCGATGCGATCCAAATGAAAAGGATGCCGTTGAAAAATGGCTGGAATCTGATGAATTGGAAATGAGTTTTCCAGCAAATTCCGATCTGTCTTCCATAGAAGATAAAGGATGGAGGAGGATTTCAGCCCGTTACGATATTTCAGTTCAGCCAGCAGCAAGCAAGTCCTTTAAATTGAACAATTATCGTTATATCTGGCAGTTGGCTGCATGTTTCTTATTATTAGTAGGTATTGGAATCACCTATTATTTAAACAATGAGGGGAATAACAGTCATCAATCTGCACTGATTTATAAAACGATAATTACGTCTAAAGGTCAGAAACTCCAGGTAACGTTACCG
It contains:
- a CDS encoding flavin monoamine oxidase family protein, encoding MIYRKLLDQYAELKHLEKAVATPKTSEYIELIRHLRAIKPGQFGGQTVIIGGAGMAGLCSAYELSKLGFDVVLLEAQKTHIGGRARTFRLSEHVYGEFGAMRIPEKHELTRFYISEFKLELRKFVQANPEAISYVRGKRLKVADVEQIKKSFKLSEEEAGKSTLDYWLEIIVALIASLNELQKDELFNSEITDATIKELDNKSLYEVLLQGGFSKEAIEMLVSTWGFETSLQFSLLEFLREEIEGIWSGEFDEIVGGTDLLAKAFHEELKICTFQNAIITNVEQSSNSVTVNYKNSDGEKDSVTGNWFICTLPLGVLDKVSFEPALSFAKSEAIRRVNYDSSTKILAHTTKRFWELDDQIYGGGSSSDSLIGSTWYPSDNPDKDVKVSNSESMFLSSYTWGQSARRMDQIPEADLKEYMTNELGNLHPSLLKDPSAIKMFYRWSWTNCQWSNGAYSFFMPNEHSEFYKDLIEPEGKILLAGEHASLTHSWMQGAFESALRVVSHIVDTFKAP
- a CDS encoding NADP-dependent isocitrate dehydrogenase, producing MSNTSKIIYTKTDEAPMLATYSLLPIVQAFTASAGIDVETRDISLAGRILANFPEFLKDDQKIGDALAELGALATTPEANIIKLPNISASIPQLVAAITELQGQGYALPNYPDNAQTEEEKAIKAKYGKVLGSAVNPVLREGNSDRRAPKAVKNYAKVNPHSMGAWSADSKTRVASMTEGDFYGSEKSLTLTDASQFKIEFVAEDGSVAELKGLAPLKAGEVIDSSALSLAALKAFVAKEIVATRAEGTLLSAHLKATMMKVSDPLIFGAIVEVYFADVFAKYADLFKELNVDTSNGLGDVYAKIAGHPKQAEVEADLAKAIENGPALAMVNSDKGITNLHVPSDVIVDASMPAMIRNSGQMWNKDGKSQDTTALIPDRCYAGVYTATIDDCKANGAFDVATMGSVPNVGLMAQKAEEYGSHDKTFQAKANGTIRVTDADGKVFFDQKVEKGDIFRMCQTKDAPIQDWVKLAVNRARLSATPAVFWLDENRAHDREIIAKVKKYLADHDTEGLDIRILAPIEATKFTLERIRKGLDTISVTGNVLRDYLTDLFPILELGTSAKMLSIVPLMNGGGLFETGAGGSAPKHIEQFIEEGYLRWDSLGEFLALGASLEHLGQTQNNAKALVLAETLDAATETFLANDKSPARKVGQIDNRGSHFYLALYWAQELAKQSKDADLQARFAPLAKALSENEAKIAGELIAAQGKPQEIGGYFHPNDELANKAMRPSETLNTILASL
- a CDS encoding RNA polymerase sigma-70 factor encodes the protein MPGSPSSQDQLPFNIHQIDEQGFERIYRDCWKTVFGIIYNYTRDEEIAEEISQDLFASLWERREKIIIKTTIEQYLYRAAKLEAFEYLRSSSSHREHINCALKSHCGSRNCTEDQVLFNELNGNLNLLVAELPCRCREVYRLSQDQGMNNKKIATILLISEKTVEYHLYKAMNYLRNNLQEFR